One genomic segment of Clostridium estertheticum subsp. estertheticum includes these proteins:
- a CDS encoding C-GCAxxG-C-C family protein, with translation MDKKEEAINVFNNGFNCSQAVLSVFCEKFGLDKETALKISTGFGGGFRKGEVCGAVSGAIMTLGLGSGHYIEGDTKSKSKAYALTKEFIRRFEEKNESIICKKLLGYDLSDEREYNIIREKGLFNSICPKVIMDAVGILEDIFSEKRGNNMMTILI, from the coding sequence ATGGATAAAAAAGAAGAAGCTATAAATGTATTTAATAATGGCTTTAATTGTAGTCAAGCAGTTTTAAGTGTCTTTTGTGAGAAGTTTGGCTTAGATAAAGAAACCGCATTAAAAATCTCTACAGGATTTGGCGGAGGGTTTCGTAAAGGTGAGGTTTGTGGAGCAGTTTCTGGAGCGATAATGACTTTAGGATTAGGGAGTGGTCATTATATAGAAGGTGATACAAAATCAAAAAGCAAAGCATATGCGTTGACGAAGGAATTTATAAGAAGGTTTGAGGAGAAAAATGAATCAATAATTTGTAAAAAATTATTAGGGTATGATTTGTCTGATGAAAGAGAATACAATATTATTAGGGAAAAGGGACTTTTTAATAGTATTTGCCCTAAAGTAATAATGGATGCCGTAGGTATTTTAGAAGATATATTTTCAGAAAAAAGGGGAAATAATATGATGACTATCTTGATTTAG
- a CDS encoding MarR family winged helix-turn-helix transcriptional regulator, with the protein MDTYRELFLMQQTYATLFSVTNKLQVQGDRYFEVLTSRQMMVMIAIIHLPEDETTLNNIARKLGTTKQSVKQVITILENKAYVITSPSRQDKRAVNVKITELGKQTMIACAEKSLNFFADVFENFTTEEMEILWTLLKKMYRFDGEEQDGFEENASSEEELNEDQTRALKEFERRRIERR; encoded by the coding sequence ATGGATACTTACAGAGAGTTATTTTTAATGCAACAAACTTACGCAACACTTTTTTCTGTTACCAATAAGCTTCAGGTACAAGGAGATAGGTATTTTGAGGTCCTAACGTCAAGACAGATGATGGTGATGATTGCGATTATTCATTTACCAGAAGATGAAACTACACTCAATAATATTGCAAGAAAGTTAGGTACCACAAAGCAGAGTGTGAAACAAGTCATAACCATTTTAGAAAATAAAGCTTACGTAATCACTTCACCAAGCAGACAAGACAAACGTGCCGTGAATGTTAAAATTACAGAACTCGGAAAACAGACTATGATTGCTTGTGCTGAAAAATCATTGAACTTTTTTGCAGATGTTTTTGAAAATTTTACAACAGAAGAAATGGAGATATTGTGGACCCTATTAAAGAAAATGTATCGTTTTGATGGTGAAGAACAGGATGGATTTGAAGAAAATGCCAGTTCAGAAGAAGAACTTAATGAGGATCAAACTAGAGCATTAAAGGAATTTGAAAGGCGAAGAATTGAGAGGAGATAG
- a CDS encoding carboxymuconolactone decarboxylase family protein, which produces MDDVESILNYYKNELKWNPPFADILSKYSQEGLKGYLVMRESVQNGHLPKKTSELIFTILDSLDNEVSGAKAHAVTAIEAGLTMEELVEAFVIVTIVKGINVLCKTGVEVIKAAEKRFEEIKLTKENQQ; this is translated from the coding sequence ATGGATGATGTTGAAAGTATACTTAATTATTATAAGAATGAATTAAAATGGAATCCGCCTTTTGCTGACATACTCTCTAAATATTCCCAAGAGGGATTGAAAGGTTATTTGGTAATGCGTGAATCCGTTCAAAATGGTCATTTGCCTAAAAAGACAAGCGAATTAATTTTTACAATATTGGATAGTTTAGATAATGAGGTAAGCGGTGCAAAAGCACATGCTGTTACTGCAATAGAAGCAGGTTTAACCATGGAAGAATTAGTAGAAGCGTTTGTAATTGTAACTATTGTAAAAGGTATTAATGTGTTATGTAAAACAGGCGTTGAAGTTATAAAAGCAGCAGAGAAAAGATTTGAAGAAATAAAATTAACCAAGGAGAACCAACAATAA
- a CDS encoding alpha/beta fold hydrolase, translated as MKFQTIGNPNGPKVLLIHAMFMTYKSFLNLVEYLKEDYFIIMPTLDGHDVEESSTFFSIDDEVDKILTYLKGNNIDELDFILGTSLGAIIAFEVYHRNIVHIKKVFLDGGPFLKFGSLFQRIAMKKFWRICYLMRQNAQNGTERLDKLFAGLGKLMSNVCCYISKESVENLSRACYSFPLPKLDETAQKSVTFIYGTKEPARICIFRLKKYKYSNILKKAGYGHCGYLLNHPKEYAEMLKK; from the coding sequence ATGAAATTTCAAACCATAGGTAACCCTAATGGTCCTAAAGTATTACTTATACATGCTATGTTTATGACGTATAAGAGCTTTTTAAATTTGGTAGAATATTTAAAGGAAGATTATTTTATAATTATGCCTACGTTAGATGGACATGATGTAGAGGAAAGTTCCACTTTTTTTTCTATTGATGATGAAGTAGATAAAATATTGACTTATTTGAAAGGAAATAATATTGACGAATTAGATTTTATATTAGGTACATCTTTGGGTGCAATAATTGCGTTTGAAGTATATCATCGAAATATAGTACATATAAAGAAAGTGTTTTTGGATGGAGGACCATTTTTGAAATTTGGTTCATTATTTCAGAGGATTGCAATGAAGAAATTTTGGCGTATTTGCTATTTAATGCGACAAAACGCCCAAAATGGTACTGAAAGATTAGACAAATTATTCGCTGGTTTAGGTAAACTGATGTCTAATGTGTGTTGCTATATAAGTAAGGAAAGTGTTGAAAATCTATCTCGAGCATGCTATAGCTTTCCATTACCGAAGTTAGATGAAACAGCACAGAAATCAGTTACTTTTATATACGGAACCAAGGAACCAGCACGTATATGCATATTTCGATTAAAAAAATATAAATACAGTAATATTTTGAAAAAAGCAGGTTATGGTCATTGTGGATATTTACTAAATCATCCGAAAGAATATGCGGAAATGCTTAAAAAATAG
- a CDS encoding ASCH domain-containing protein has protein sequence MEQEHKSVEKMWRKYLKSIGGSTYNTNKNYTSWHFCDNEKSANDLAKLVRGKVKRGTCSLYYFYGVENEELPMEDNHSIITTWNGIAQCVIKTKKVTVLPFKDVNEKFAEIEGEGDKSLEYWRKVHIDFFTRELKEVKREFSQDMLVVFEEFEVVYK, from the coding sequence ATGGAACAAGAACATAAATCAGTAGAAAAAATGTGGAGAAAGTATTTAAAATCTATAGGAGGGTCTACTTACAATACTAATAAAAATTATACTTCATGGCATTTTTGTGATAATGAAAAAAGTGCTAATGATTTAGCAAAATTGGTTAGAGGAAAAGTCAAAAGAGGGACATGTTCACTTTATTATTTCTATGGTGTAGAAAATGAAGAGCTGCCTATGGAAGATAATCATAGCATTATTACAACTTGGAATGGAATTGCTCAATGTGTTATAAAAACTAAAAAAGTAACAGTATTACCTTTTAAAGATGTAAATGAAAAATTTGCGGAAATAGAAGGCGAAGGTGATAAGTCTTTAGAGTATTGGAGAAAGGTACATATAGATTTTTTTACAAGAGAATTAAAAGAAGTGAAAAGGGAGTTTTCTCAAGATATGTTAGTAGTATTTGAGGAATTTGAAGTGGTATATAAGTAA
- a CDS encoding alpha/beta fold hydrolase: protein MKCKIKNIFINYEIIGNGKPIIMLHGYNVDHRLMAGCMEPVFSAENGYKRIYIDLPGMGKSDSAEWIIDSDIMLDIVISFIDKIIPNENFLLAGESYGGYLARGVIYRMADRVDGVLLICPVIVAEHNKRNVPEHIVLLKDSKLLAKLTPEVAEGFNSSSVVQSEKIYERCENEIISGAKIADRVFLKTLKKDGYAFTFGVDRLNNKFDKPSLILLGKQDNCVGYKDSWNILDNFPRATFAILDRAGHSLQIEQEELFNSLVKEWILRVN, encoded by the coding sequence ATGAAATGCAAAATAAAAAACATATTTATAAACTATGAAATAATAGGAAATGGAAAACCGATTATTATGTTACATGGTTATAATGTAGACCACAGGTTAATGGCAGGATGTATGGAACCTGTATTTAGTGCTGAAAATGGTTATAAAAGGATATATATTGACTTACCAGGCATGGGCAAATCAGATAGTGCTGAATGGATTATTGATTCTGATATTATGCTTGATATTGTAATTAGTTTCATTGATAAGATTATTCCAAATGAAAATTTTTTACTTGCTGGGGAGTCATATGGGGGATATTTGGCAAGAGGAGTAATCTATAGAATGGCAGATAGAGTTGATGGCGTTTTACTGATTTGCCCAGTTATAGTAGCAGAGCATAATAAACGCAATGTTCCGGAGCATATTGTTTTGCTTAAAGATAGTAAGTTGTTAGCTAAACTGACACCAGAAGTGGCTGAAGGTTTTAATTCTAGCTCAGTGGTTCAAAGTGAAAAAATATATGAGAGATGTGAAAATGAAATAATATCTGGAGCTAAAATAGCTGATAGGGTATTTTTGAAAACTCTTAAAAAAGATGGATATGCATTCACATTCGGTGTAGATAGGTTAAATAATAAATTTGATAAACCTTCTCTTATATTGTTAGGAAAACAAGATAATTGTGTTGGATATAAAGATTCATGGAATATATTAGACAATTTTCCAAGAGCGACTTTCGCTATACTAGATAGAGCTGGACATAGTTTGCAAATAGAACAGGAAGAATTATTTAATTCATTAGTGAAAGAATGGATTTTAAGGGTTAATTAG
- a CDS encoding alpha/beta fold hydrolase, which produces MQFYEFGKEGNLAVLLIHGTGSSWQGEFAEVIDGLAEDYTIICVGFDGHDKNDHNTFRHINDQILGIEKYIKEHYNGHLYGVYGSSLGGSVIGKLLERNNVQIDIAITGSTDFEQKANPWAILSTALITPLFYYLIKAKHPVKILRNFLDKIYGDSSKVLGVMYKGISYKSLYNVYYTDLVTPVADNIVLQNTIIYCTYGTKEDTKTLTRRYIQHFPKAELVALGGMHHEEFLIFNPDEWIDMMKHLLKRETYSYPSNVR; this is translated from the coding sequence ATGCAATTTTATGAATTTGGAAAAGAAGGTAATCTGGCTGTTTTGTTGATTCACGGTACAGGCTCTAGCTGGCAGGGGGAATTCGCTGAGGTAATTGATGGACTTGCTGAAGATTACACAATTATCTGCGTCGGTTTTGACGGACATGATAAAAATGATCATAATACATTTCGGCATATTAACGACCAGATACTTGGAATAGAAAAATATATTAAAGAACATTATAACGGCCATTTATACGGTGTATACGGATCATCTCTAGGAGGCTCTGTTATTGGAAAGCTGCTAGAAAGAAACAATGTACAAATTGATATTGCAATAACCGGCAGTACCGACTTTGAGCAAAAGGCTAATCCATGGGCCATCTTATCAACTGCATTGATTACCCCGCTTTTCTATTACTTAATTAAGGCCAAGCATCCCGTTAAAATTCTTAGAAATTTTTTGGATAAAATATATGGTGATTCCTCAAAAGTATTGGGAGTAATGTATAAAGGTATCTCATACAAGTCATTATACAACGTCTATTATACGGATTTAGTAACTCCTGTGGCAGATAATATAGTTTTACAAAATACTATAATCTACTGTACTTATGGTACTAAGGAGGATACCAAAACGTTGACTAGACGTTATATTCAGCATTTTCCTAAAGCTGAACTGGTTGCCTTGGGGGGAATGCATCATGAAGAATTTCTTATATTTAATCCGGATGAGTGGATTGATATGATGAAACATCTTTTAAAACGGGAAACATATTCGTATCCGAGTAATGTACGATAG
- a CDS encoding HAD family hydrolase — protein sequence MKDIKLVIFDLDGTLFRTETVDIKAINDALVKNGYEMKSDDEILNLIGLTLRDVCKVLINRVDEDSINQFARDIIAFEQPYIREYGELYDGVLKCLKTLKEKGYTLCICSNGNKEYVLGISKKFSFFNIFDDICYSSDGISKIQAVGRLKSKYKVEKFIMVGDRTSDIEAASHNGGISIGVTYGFGKDEVLLANYVANTLQEVEKLVTDITI from the coding sequence ATGAAAGATATAAAACTTGTTATATTTGATTTAGATGGAACACTTTTTAGGACGGAGACTGTAGATATAAAAGCAATTAACGATGCTTTGGTTAAGAATGGATATGAGATGAAATCTGATGATGAGATTTTAAATTTAATTGGATTAACGTTGAGAGATGTATGTAAGGTGTTAATCAATAGAGTTGATGAAGATAGTATTAATCAATTTGCAAGAGATATTATAGCATTCGAACAACCATATATAAGAGAATATGGTGAGTTATATGATGGGGTTTTGAAATGCTTAAAAACATTAAAGGAAAAAGGATATACTCTGTGCATTTGTTCAAATGGGAATAAAGAATATGTTTTAGGTATTTCTAAGAAATTTTCATTTTTTAATATATTCGATGATATTTGTTATAGTAGTGATGGAATTAGCAAAATACAAGCAGTTGGAAGGCTTAAGAGCAAATATAAAGTAGAAAAATTTATTATGGTGGGAGATAGGACAAGTGATATTGAAGCAGCTTCACATAATGGGGGAATATCAATTGGCGTAACATATGGCTTTGGAAAAGATGAAGTGTTGCTTGCAAATTATGTTGCTAATACTCTTCAAGAAGTAGAAAAATTAGTAACAGATATTACAATTTAG
- a CDS encoding class I SAM-dependent methyltransferase: protein MKEIFKQIPLYRFIMFCNDTNMDKEVLDCGAGGDCPPLSLFLECGYLTHGVEFNTKQLEESNIYSKKKEQNLNIEKGDMRQLKFKDESLSFVYSYNSVFHMTKADISKSISEMKRVLKPNGLLFVNFLSTKDSRCGQGTAVGENEYEQMDYFPVIHSYCEEYEADKYFYDMEILYKENRVLERIYEGEKIRQGFIDYIVKKTLLPF, encoded by the coding sequence ATGAAGGAAATATTTAAGCAAATACCATTATACAGATTTATAATGTTTTGTAATGACACAAATATGGACAAAGAAGTATTAGATTGTGGCGCAGGAGGAGATTGCCCACCACTAAGTTTATTTCTAGAATGTGGATACTTAACACATGGGGTAGAATTTAATACTAAACAATTAGAAGAATCTAATATTTATTCAAAGAAAAAAGAACAAAATTTGAATATTGAAAAAGGTGATATGAGACAATTGAAATTTAAAGATGAGTCATTAAGTTTTGTTTATTCATATAACTCCGTATTTCACATGACAAAAGCAGATATATCAAAATCTATCAGTGAAATGAAACGGGTATTAAAGCCTAATGGGTTACTTTTTGTAAATTTTCTAAGCACAAAAGATTCTCGGTGTGGACAAGGCACAGCCGTTGGAGAAAATGAGTATGAACAGATGGATTATTTTCCTGTGATACACTCGTATTGTGAAGAATATGAAGCAGATAAATATTTCTACGATATGGAGATATTATATAAAGAAAATAGAGTTCTAGAAAGAATATATGAAGGAGAAAAAATACGCCAGGGATTTATTGATTATATAGTTAAAAAGACATTGCTGCCTTTTTAA
- a CDS encoding GNAT family N-acetyltransferase — protein sequence MLIKLEKFRSEEIMQLVSWVPNKEFLLQWGGPLYNFEFMRKQFLNDINEMIGENPKNLMFSCKLLESNEMVGHIQLLGIDRVNMSARVGRVLVGDKKYRRKGIGLEMVNVILDIAFNKLNLHRVDLGVFDFNESAIACYKKAGFIIEGNFRECRKIDGKYWSLINMSILEDEYRSNK from the coding sequence ATGTTAATCAAACTTGAAAAATTTAGAAGTGAGGAAATTATGCAATTAGTGTCATGGGTTCCTAATAAAGAGTTCTTACTTCAATGGGGAGGGCCCTTATATAATTTTGAATTTATGCGGAAACAGTTTCTTAATGATATAAATGAGATGATAGGTGAGAATCCTAAAAATTTAATGTTTAGTTGTAAATTACTTGAAAGTAATGAGATGGTTGGTCATATACAGTTACTTGGTATAGATAGAGTAAATATGTCTGCTCGAGTAGGTAGGGTTCTTGTAGGTGATAAAAAATATAGAAGAAAAGGAATTGGTTTGGAAATGGTAAATGTAATTTTGGACATTGCATTTAATAAATTAAATTTACATAGGGTAGATTTGGGTGTATTCGATTTTAATGAATCTGCAATTGCTTGCTATAAAAAAGCAGGATTTATTATTGAAGGGAATTTTAGAGAATGTAGAAAAATAGATGGAAAGTACTGGTCATTGATTAACATGAGTATTCTCGAGGATGAATATAGAAGTAATAAATAG
- a CDS encoding GyrI-like domain-containing protein — protein MKYEWRKQEKNLYLPKDEPNLITVPNQKFFMLRGQGNPNDEEYSEKIGVLYSLAYAIRMMPKQGYVPNGYFEYTVYPLEATWNLTEKGRQFKKLNKDELVYTIMIRQPDFVTKEIVDLAFENVRKKKPNSFLDDVTFETIEDGLSVQMIHIGSYDDEPKSFELMDKYCMDNNLRIVSNVHHKEIYLSDARKTEESKLKTVLRYMVCYK, from the coding sequence ATGAAATATGAATGGAGAAAGCAAGAGAAAAATTTATACTTACCAAAGGACGAACCAAATTTAATAACGGTTCCGAATCAAAAGTTTTTTATGTTAAGGGGACAAGGAAATCCTAATGATGAGGAGTACTCTGAGAAAATAGGTGTTTTGTATTCTTTAGCTTATGCTATTAGAATGATGCCTAAACAAGGGTATGTTCCAAATGGATATTTCGAATATACTGTTTACCCACTTGAGGCGACATGGAATTTGACTGAAAAAGGAAGACAATTTAAAAAATTGAATAAAGATGAATTAGTGTATACAATTATGATTAGACAGCCTGATTTTGTTACAAAAGAAATAGTGGATCTAGCATTTGAAAATGTTAGAAAGAAAAAACCTAATTCTTTTTTAGATGATGTAACTTTTGAAACTATAGAAGATGGATTATCTGTTCAAATGATTCATATTGGCTCATATGATGATGAACCTAAAAGTTTTGAGTTAATGGATAAATATTGTATGGATAATAATCTACGAATTGTATCAAATGTGCATCATAAAGAAATATATCTTTCTGATGCAAGGAAAACTGAAGAATCCAAATTGAAAACAGTTTTAAGATACATGGTTTGTTATAAATAA
- a CDS encoding class I SAM-dependent methyltransferase, with protein sequence MLNVNVKNIDMKFNTSNEVFAPRNVDKGTLAMLSIIEFKNDDKVLDLGCGYGIVGILSAKIVGATNVVMADIDSRAVELTRGNIDLNNVKGIEVYQSDGFKNINEKDLTLIISNPPYHADFSVPKEFIEKGFNRLAIGGRIYMVTKRKDWYKNKLVSIFGGVKITEIDSYYIFMAEKRTTTYSSKKKLKLRR encoded by the coding sequence ATGTTAAATGTAAATGTAAAAAATATTGATATGAAATTTAATACATCAAATGAAGTTTTTGCACCTCGAAATGTTGATAAAGGTACTTTAGCGATGTTGTCAATTATTGAATTTAAAAATGATGATAAGGTTCTAGACTTGGGGTGTGGTTACGGTATAGTTGGAATACTTTCTGCAAAAATAGTTGGAGCGACTAATGTAGTTATGGCAGATATAGATAGTAGAGCAGTAGAGCTTACAAGAGGAAATATTGATCTAAATAATGTTAAAGGAATTGAAGTATACCAAAGTGATGGATTTAAAAATATTAATGAAAAAGACTTAACTTTAATTATTTCAAATCCTCCGTATCATGCGGATTTTTCTGTTCCAAAGGAGTTTATTGAAAAAGGATTTAATAGATTAGCCATTGGTGGGAGAATATATATGGTTACTAAAAGAAAAGACTGGTATAAGAACAAGCTGGTTTCAATTTTTGGTGGTGTAAAAATAACTGAAATCGATAGTTACTATATTTTTATGGCAGAAAAAAGAACTACTACATATTCAAGTAAGAAAAAATTAAAATTGCGAAGGTAA
- a CDS encoding HD domain-containing protein, whose protein sequence is MDMEMKHKKIIEIVKDKLTCSAHNLDHVFRVYNLCLLISKGEKNVDLEVLIPAALLHDIARVEESEDKTGKIDHAVLGSEIAEGILRHLEYEEENIDKIKHCIIAHRFRTGNEPNTIESKILFDSDKLDVIGASGIARTFMLAGQFGQRLTIGEPLDNYLNSNTVENGRIKDVSKHTPFIEYEVKFKKIPDKLYTKKAKEIGKRRLEFMKEYFNRLKLEIEGIE, encoded by the coding sequence ATGGATATGGAAATGAAACATAAAAAAATCATAGAAATTGTTAAGGATAAATTAACTTGTTCTGCTCATAATTTAGATCATGTATTTAGGGTGTACAATCTTTGTCTGTTGATTTCAAAAGGTGAAAAAAATGTTGATTTGGAGGTTCTTATTCCAGCAGCATTGTTGCATGACATTGCAAGAGTTGAAGAGAGTGAAGATAAAACAGGAAAAATTGACCATGCTGTTTTGGGCAGTGAAATTGCAGAGGGGATATTAAGACATTTGGAATATGAAGAAGAGAATATAGATAAGATAAAGCACTGCATTATAGCACATAGATTTAGAACTGGAAATGAGCCTAATACAATAGAATCAAAAATACTTTTTGATTCAGATAAACTTGATGTTATTGGGGCAAGTGGAATTGCGCGTACTTTTATGTTAGCAGGACAATTTGGACAAAGATTAACAATTGGTGAACCGCTTGATAACTATTTAAATTCCAATACTGTTGAAAATGGGCGGATAAAAGATGTTTCAAAACATACACCTTTTATTGAATATGAAGTAAAGTTTAAAAAAATCCCCGATAAGTTATATACAAAAAAAGCAAAGGAAATAGGGAAAAGAAGACTTGAATTCATGAAAGAATATTTTAACAGATTAAAGTTAGAAATAGAAGGGATTGAATAA
- a CDS encoding GNAT family N-acetyltransferase, whose translation MISYKIGLECIEWSQLFRLYEKVGMLKRFIESKEFNKIQSAFQVSYKVVTAWEENTLVGSCRMLSDGICYGSVFDVAALPEYQKKGIGKGLMRLLLKGEEHMTIHLTSTFGNEGFYKKLGFKKHKTAYSKYPFESKYVED comes from the coding sequence ATGATTTCTTATAAAATTGGATTAGAGTGTATTGAGTGGTCTCAACTTTTTAGGTTATATGAAAAGGTAGGGATGCTAAAGCGTTTTATAGAAAGTAAAGAATTTAATAAAATTCAGTCTGCATTTCAAGTGAGTTACAAGGTTGTTACAGCATGGGAAGAAAATACTTTGGTGGGGTCTTGTAGAATGTTATCGGATGGCATATGCTATGGGTCTGTTTTTGATGTTGCAGCATTACCTGAATATCAGAAAAAAGGCATTGGGAAAGGGTTGATGAGGTTACTTTTAAAAGGTGAAGAACATATGACAATTCACCTAACTTCAACATTTGGAAATGAAGGCTTTTATAAGAAATTAGGGTTTAAAAAACATAAAACGGCTTATTCAAAATACCCATTTGAATCAAAATATGTTGAGGATTAG
- a CDS encoding sugar O-acetyltransferase, translating into MNQKDRMLAGLPYKAWLDGLAEERMENKKKIYGYNHCLPDEYGKIDKLIRDILGKAGVDIHIEAPFHCDYGKNIEIGNCFYANYNCTILDVGKVIIGNNVQFAPNVSLYTAGHPIHPDSRNSGYEYGIGITIGDNVWLGGNVVVNPGVHIGNNVVIGSGSVVTKDIPNNVIAVGNPCKVIREITEKDRKYYYKNNVFDVDDYFD; encoded by the coding sequence ATGAATCAGAAAGATAGAATGCTTGCGGGTTTGCCATATAAGGCGTGGTTAGACGGATTGGCAGAAGAAAGAATGGAGAATAAAAAGAAGATATATGGGTATAATCACTGTCTACCAGATGAATACGGAAAAATTGATAAATTAATAAGAGATATTCTTGGTAAAGCTGGTGTAGACATACATATTGAAGCTCCTTTTCATTGTGATTATGGAAAGAATATTGAAATTGGGAATTGTTTTTATGCGAATTATAACTGTACAATTTTAGATGTGGGAAAAGTAATCATAGGTAATAATGTTCAATTTGCTCCAAATGTTTCTCTATATACAGCAGGTCACCCAATACATCCTGATTCACGAAATTCTGGATATGAATATGGTATTGGTATAACAATAGGAGATAATGTTTGGCTTGGTGGAAATGTTGTTGTAAATCCTGGGGTTCACATTGGAAATAATGTTGTTATAGGTTCGGGAAGTGTTGTTACTAAAGATATTCCAAATAATGTGATAGCAGTAGGGAATCCATGCAAGGTTATTCGTGAAATTACTGAAAAAGACCGTAAATATTACTATAAAAATAATGTTTTTGATGTTGATGATTATTTTGACTAA
- a CDS encoding NUDIX hydrolase, with amino-acid sequence MEWVDLIRKYNPYNGQEEKDKELILHCIDIFDDILTRENKIAHITSSAFIVNKAKDKVLMVHHNIYNSWSWVGGHADGEKDLLAVAIKEAKEETGIKNVRPISCEIFSLDILTVLGHIKRGEYVSPHLHLSVTYLVEADEEELLSVKADENSDVKWIPIDEVNTYSNEPHMQKVYAKLISKIFLRFKEK; translated from the coding sequence ATGGAGTGGGTTGATTTGATAAGAAAATATAATCCTTATAATGGTCAAGAAGAAAAAGATAAAGAACTAATTTTACATTGTATAGATATATTTGATGATATTTTAACTAGGGAAAATAAGATAGCACATATAACAAGCTCAGCATTTATAGTAAATAAGGCAAAAGATAAGGTGTTAATGGTACATCATAATATATATAATTCTTGGTCATGGGTAGGCGGTCATGCAGATGGAGAAAAAGATTTATTGGCTGTTGCAATTAAAGAAGCAAAGGAAGAGACCGGTATAAAAAATGTTAGGCCGATATCTTGTGAAATATTTTCATTAGATATATTGACTGTACTTGGGCACATAAAAAGAGGTGAATATGTTTCTCCACATTTACATTTATCGGTTACTTACTTAGTAGAAGCTGATGAAGAGGAATTACTTAGTGTTAAAGCTGATGAAAATAGTGATGTTAAGTGGATTCCCATTGATGAAGTTAATACATATTCAAATGAACCTCATATGCAGAAGGTTTATGCTAAATTAATATCAAAAATATTTTTGAGATTTAAGGAGAAATAA
- a CDS encoding GNAT family N-acetyltransferase yields MDLKNILTDRLILIPVTFEITNSLSDGSSNEIEKLGIKTDEQWPTKDTMDILPIVNKSLEKDRIPTGFEFWMIVKKDTMQVVGDIGFHGKPNEKSEVEVGFGLVEHERRNGFGFEALKAIINWAISQDSVKIIKADCLISNNPSARILEKVGMKEFNRDQNLIYWELKPIKSRHI; encoded by the coding sequence ATGGATTTAAAAAACATACTTACAGACAGATTAATATTAATACCAGTAACATTTGAAATTACTAACTCTTTATCAGATGGAAGTAGTAACGAAATCGAAAAGCTCGGAATAAAAACAGATGAGCAATGGCCTACTAAGGATACAATGGACATATTACCTATTGTTAATAAATCCTTAGAAAAAGATAGGATCCCGACTGGATTCGAATTTTGGATGATTGTAAAAAAAGATACTATGCAAGTAGTTGGCGATATAGGTTTTCACGGAAAACCTAATGAAAAAAGTGAAGTTGAAGTCGGTTTTGGGTTAGTAGAACATGAAAGAAGAAATGGTTTCGGTTTCGAAGCACTAAAAGCAATTATAAATTGGGCCATTTCTCAAGATAGTGTTAAAATTATTAAAGCAGATTGTTTGATTAGTAACAACCCTTCCGCACGGATATTAGAAAAGGTTGGTATGAAAGAATTTAATAGGGACCAAAATTTGATTTATTGGGAGCTTAAACCAATAAAAAGCAGACATATATAA